From the Papaver somniferum cultivar HN1 chromosome 2, ASM357369v1, whole genome shotgun sequence genome, the window TATTGCCAAAGCACTGTGTCACTGACACCTACCGCGACAAGTGGTCCTAATGGGTGTTTATGTTCTACAGAAAGCGAGTAACAATCACATGAGAAACCCCTACACCACCACCGACTGCAATCTCATTgacatttttttcttctgtatCAAGATGCATGTAATACTGTATATCCGGTACTAATCAAGCAGACAAAACATTCTAATGGTGTCATCGCGATTCACAGCACTAAAATACGGATACCCATTAACTAGCTTAATTGATTTTCATGTCCTAAGATAGCCTTATAGTTTCGGTCCCAAAACTGAGTCTGGGTCCTTTAATAATTCCAGAATAGAATGAATTAATTATATCCCAAAGATTCAAAAATAAATTGACCAAAGACCTTTGAAAAGTCAAGAAATTGTACCGTTAAGGTGCCAGATGATCTCAACGGTCATATAATATAAAACATTCAAATCCCCAAAAAGCTGCATCTCTGCGTCTTCCCCATTCCATATACCAAATACAAAATTACAAACCTAGTACCAAACACCACTCATTTCATTCTTCTCTCTGTCTAAAGCAATCCAGAAACTTTTTGAGAACTCAAAATCAAATGGACGATTCAAGATCAAGAAATTATAGTAAACAAGTAATCAAACATACTGCTATACCTAGACAACTCTCATCATCATCTGGTAAGTAAATTCTCTGTTTTGCTTAATTTCCTgaaatttttctgtttttttcttttctgaatttTTATCTTCTTGTTCTATAGATTTAAAGCAAAAGATTgctagaagaagagaaagaaatgaaAACCAAGAGAATTTAATGGCAAATCATATGAGTTACTCTTCCTCTAAACtacaaaactttaaaaaaccatcAACACCCAAACATTTCATGTCATCAAGAAAGAAGATTTTGGTGGAAAGAAACGATTTGGGATTCTATGGAACAACAACAACCCATGTTTCAAAAAACCCAATTCTTGATTCAAAACCTCCAAATTCATCATATAAGGTACCCCCAAATCTTGAATCGAATGGTTTGATTTCATCTCAGATTACAcctatttcttcaaaaacaactAATTCAGATGAAGAACCACATTATGATCAAAATACAAATTGCTCATCCCCAAAACAAGATTTTCTTAGTTCCAATCCTAATGGTAGAGTTAACATACTTAAACGAAAAAGGAATGAATTGAAACAACAACGACCAGAGCAAAAATCAAAACCATCTGGTTCAAGAATTGGTTTTAATGAAAAGCCAAACACAAACAATGGTTCTTCTGAACATGAAAGTGAAgctgaaatagaagaaaaagaagaggcgGAGAAGAATGGGAGAAGCTGGATTTTGCATCAGGTATTCAAATTTCTAGTCCTTCTTGGTTTtgtggggttttctgcattttataTATCTTCTATGAATGCCCTAAACCCTCCATTACAATCTACTGTTAAACACGGATTTAAAATTTTGTGGAAATTCCTGTTCAAATTAAACACAGTGGTTGATGATTTATTTACTCTCTTTCATTTGTTTCGGTTTCATAATCGAATGCACAAGTATACGTAGAAATTAATTAGTTTTCCATTTTCATGGGCACTCAAATGTAGAGAATGCAACGAAATGGTTGGACCTGTAAAGAAAGAATTATAAATAGAAAATTTTGAATGCTACCTTTATTCCATATATGTGAGCTTAATTCTAAAGGAATCAACATGAGATTGTATAAGGGACAGGAGTCAAATATAAATCGTTTTTTCttttgacaactgcaccaaattgCTCTGTCATGTCCAGGTCTTTTGGCTTGACCCAATTGGGGAGTTTCCAATCAAAATGGTAGAGCAGTTGAGCAAGTAGAAGCTCAACATTTGATATGCCAAAAACCATACCTGGACACATCCTTCTACCTGCCCCAAATGGAATATACTCAAAATTTGTTCCTTTGTAATCGATAAGTATGTTGTCAAATCTTTCTGGCTCGAAAGCATCTGGATTATGCCATTGTCCTGGATCTCTTGCGATTGCCCAAGCGTTGATGATGACTTTTGTTCCGCTCGGTATTTAATACCCGTCGATCTCACATGTCTCTCTGCATAGATGTGGGAGTAGTAGGGGAGCAGAAGGGTGCATCCTTAAAGTTTCTTTAATAACTAGTTTTAAGTAGTTTAGTTCCTGTAATTCACTTTCATCAATATTTCCTTTTCTGTTCATGACCCTCCTTACCTCGGCTTGAGCCTTCTCCATAACTCTTGGGTTTTTCAGCATCTCTGACATAGCCCATTCTGTTGTACTTGATGATGTATCTGTTCCTGCTGCGAAAATTTCCTAAACATAACAAAGAAACGGATCATTGAAACAACTAAAGAATACAGATTGGTTTGATGCGACGCGAGTATTACGTACCACCATAACTGCTTTAATGTTCTCATTTGTAATTGGAAAGTCAAGTTCACCTTGCTCTTTTACTCGTAGAAGTACATCTAAAAGATCTTCCTTCACTTCATGCATGTTATGATCCTTAAACGCTGTCCTATGCTCCAAATGTTTTCTGATAATTGTTTCTAAGATTTTATCCACTTTACGAAATAAGTGATTAAGTTTAGGCTTCATACCACTGATTATGTGAAGGAATTTCAGTGAAGGAAATATATCTGCAATATCAAAACCACTTGCCATATTAACTACTTGATTCATCAATGACAACAATTCTTCATTTTCCTCGCATTTCTGACCGAATGCTGCCTGACATACTATATCACTTGTTAAAGAATAATTTCTTTTACTGAGATTGATTTGTGATCCCGTTCCAGTCAAGGATGTACTTTTAATGAGTTCCGACACTTCTTTTTCTCTAAGTGAACGAAATGACTGGACACGTCTAGCACTTAAGAGCTCCAAGGTAAAAATCTTTTTCATTTGTCTCCAGTAATCACCATATGGAGCAAATCCCACATCTTTGTAATCGTAAGTTAGAATCTTTGCAGAAAAAAGTTCCCCCCTATCCGCAAAACTTAGGTCATGTGTTTTCATAATCAGTTCAGCAACCTTTGGCGAAGAGACGACAACAGCAGAAACCTCACCAAGTTGTAGATGCATAAGAGGACCATGTTCCTTCGCTAAATTACGGAGGGTTTGATGTGGTAAGCCTGACAATTGGTGCAAGTTCCCTATGATAGGTAACTTCCACGGCCCTGGAGGCAATCTTGAGTTCAGGTTTTCTCTTACAAAATTGTTTATTGCTTCCTTTAGGATCACAATGAAAGGCAGGAAAATGAAGAGAAGTGTAAAGGGAAGGATCTCCATGGATTGATGAAGGTGTGTTTGTAATTTGGTATACCTTCATGTGGAAGGGTACTTAAAgcttttattgttgtttttatgttGCTCATAACTTAATATTTTAAACTCACTAATTAACCTCGTAATATGTGAACCTAATCCCCCATTAGTAAAGACAAAAAGGTGTATTTGGCTGGCTGGATTAAATTGTGTCTGGCATCTTCATCCAAGGATCTTTTTAACATTTGTTCCTCTACCAACTAAATGATTCTGAAAAGACGTCGATATCACATGACTTTTACTCACGGAGTAATTAGACTTGTCGTATTAACGCGTCAATATATCCTGCAAAGACAATAATACGAAAGAttataaggcaagatcaatgagtTATTACTTGCAAAGGTAATGACCACCTGCGATTTTGCCGCACGACCAAAATAATACCCTGGCGCAAAGATAAGTCCTATCAACAGGGAGAGGCTGATTAAGACCTCCACTTAGGGAGGCTCAATAAGACCTCACTATAAAACACAGAGACCACTTTGAACATAACGCTTATTATCTTGCAGGTGATGAATTTGACGTACAAACTAAGACAATACATATTTAATGCTTAAAGGACGCATAAGTAAAATCGAATAAGATGAATAACGCACAAGGACGGAAAGAAGTACAGAACATGCTAAAAAATTGACGTACAAGTTATTTCTCACAATGCAAATGGCAGAGGCAGGTATGGGAATAACATAATGGAGGTATTATTCGCCTTCTTAGAAATAACTTTGCATAGAAATAGAAATGTGTTTCTTTAATGTGCAGCAAAAGAGATAAATAAGACTCGCACTCAAAGACTAGAGAATATCCATAAACATAAAagacaaaagaagaaaagaagctaAAGATCATTCTGAGGTAA encodes:
- the LOC113354455 gene encoding uncharacterized protein LOC113354455 → MDDSRSRNYSKQVIKHTAIPRQLSSSSDLKQKIARRRERNENQENLMANHMSYSSSKLQNFKKPSTPKHFMSSRKKILVERNDLGFYGTTTTHVSKNPILDSKPPNSSYKVPPNLESNGLISSQITPISSKTTNSDEEPHYDQNTNCSSPKQDFLSSNPNGRVNILKRKRNELKQQRPEQKSKPSGSRIGFNEKPNTNNGSSEHESEAEIEEKEEAEKNGRSWILHQVFKFLVLLGFVGFSAFYISSMNALNPPLQSTVKHGFKILWKFLFKLNTVVDDLFTLFHLFRFHNRMHKYT